From Sphingobium amiense, a single genomic window includes:
- a CDS encoding phospholipase A, which yields MLRRVRPMIRYGGAVCIALGLAAGPTRAEAGTTASQIELVISAVADGDAYGAASVELRLLNSGSAPEAMALPPQIGAELTVNRSTSNISLERAPQTPAAVSVPAGGFTRARYILHLPPHTAAGEAVLAVPGWSAQRLAFAVGGSVSAPPPAPAGGGAGPATPRWDTSVPQTHLATNDVAAGNAFLSNLSAYAPIYAAYGPGTNSDARLQISFKYQLFGPSAAPDRRQSWEQGLHFAYTQRMFWDLGAKSSPFRNIDFVPELFYLAPTIGIGSGVSLGGQGGFRHESNGRSGAGSRSLNTLYVQPVASVALGSYRLSVGPRLWLYAGSLSDNPDIKRYRGNTGLFAEIGEDDGLRITTNTRLNFGSGKGAIDADISYPIDRLIGGNLNFYLFGQAFTGYGENLLDYNRRMTRLRVGLAIVR from the coding sequence AATCAGCGCCGTTGCAGACGGGGATGCCTACGGCGCCGCCTCCGTCGAGCTTCGCCTGCTGAACAGCGGCTCCGCCCCCGAAGCCATGGCCCTGCCGCCGCAGATCGGAGCCGAACTGACGGTCAACCGCAGCACTAGCAATATCAGCCTTGAGCGGGCGCCGCAGACGCCGGCCGCCGTGAGTGTGCCTGCCGGTGGCTTCACTAGGGCACGTTACATCCTGCACCTGCCACCGCATACAGCCGCTGGAGAGGCAGTGCTGGCCGTACCCGGATGGAGCGCACAGCGCCTTGCGTTTGCGGTAGGAGGGAGCGTGTCCGCTCCGCCGCCGGCGCCGGCGGGTGGAGGCGCCGGTCCCGCGACCCCCCGTTGGGATACGTCTGTCCCGCAGACACACCTCGCGACCAATGACGTTGCGGCCGGCAATGCCTTCCTGTCCAATCTTTCCGCCTATGCGCCGATCTATGCCGCCTACGGTCCCGGCACGAATAGTGATGCCCGGCTGCAGATCAGTTTCAAATATCAGCTATTCGGCCCGTCGGCCGCGCCGGACCGGCGGCAATCATGGGAGCAGGGACTCCACTTCGCCTACACCCAGCGCATGTTCTGGGACCTCGGGGCCAAGTCGTCTCCCTTTCGCAACATCGACTTCGTGCCCGAGCTGTTCTACCTCGCTCCAACCATTGGCATCGGGAGCGGCGTCTCGCTCGGCGGCCAAGGCGGCTTCCGACATGAGTCCAACGGGCGATCGGGTGCGGGGTCCCGAAGCCTTAACACGCTCTATGTGCAGCCGGTGGCCTCGGTTGCCTTGGGGAGCTACCGCCTCAGCGTCGGTCCTCGTCTCTGGCTCTACGCCGGGAGCCTCAGCGACAATCCGGACATCAAGCGCTACCGTGGCAATACGGGCTTGTTTGCAGAGATCGGTGAGGACGACGGGCTTCGAATCACGACCAATACCCGGCTCAATTTCGGATCTGGCAAAGGCGCGATCGATGCCGACATATCCTACCCGATCGATCGACTGATCGGCGGAAACCTGAATTTCTATCTCTTCGGCCAAGCCTTCACGGGATATGGCGAGAACCTGCTCGACTATAACCGCCGCATGACCCGCCTCCGGGTCGGACTGGCGATCGTCCGGTGA
- a CDS encoding RNA polymerase sigma factor: protein MNAFKHRRTGFRPLAQQSERIDGLFDDNFGAGLIEQAASLSAYARRLTGSGGADADDLLQETMLRCWVARRSFVPDTNLGAWMRTVMRNSFLSGRRRAPFHADLPEDAFDRLLGVAGGQGAAVDLRDVNWALGELIPDQRAAILLAAEGLSIEEAAASLAIPAGTFKSRLWRGRLRLKRLIEHRDTPLLDRRVVEKHSKPRPRRNWKGVVIG, encoded by the coding sequence GTGAACGCATTCAAACACCGTCGAACGGGCTTCCGCCCGCTCGCCCAACAGTCGGAGCGCATCGACGGCTTGTTCGATGACAACTTTGGGGCTGGGCTGATCGAGCAGGCTGCGTCGCTCAGTGCCTATGCCCGCCGCCTTACCGGCAGCGGCGGTGCTGACGCCGACGATCTGTTGCAAGAGACCATGCTCCGGTGCTGGGTGGCCCGCCGTTCGTTCGTGCCCGACACGAATCTGGGAGCGTGGATGCGGACCGTGATGCGGAACAGCTTTCTTTCGGGGCGTCGCCGCGCCCCCTTCCATGCCGACCTTCCCGAAGATGCGTTTGACCGGCTGCTAGGCGTCGCCGGGGGGCAAGGCGCCGCGGTGGATTTGCGCGACGTGAATTGGGCGCTTGGCGAGCTGATCCCCGACCAGCGGGCGGCGATCCTGTTAGCCGCCGAAGGGCTATCTATCGAGGAAGCGGCGGCCAGCTTGGCCATTCCGGCGGGCACCTTCAAAAGCCGCCTGTGGCGCGGCCGGCTTCGATTAAAGCGATTAATAGAGCACAGGGACACCCCATTGTTGGATCGGCGCGTGGTGGAGAAGCATTCGAAGCCCCGTCCTCGGCGGAACTGGAAAGGCGTGGTGATCGGCTAG
- a CDS encoding tyrosine-type recombinase/integrase — protein sequence MNQLAPLPAPAPALALPALIAAADERAQLRFLEFFAVTIRNPHTRRAYARAAGDFLAWCEARGVASLAQVQPLHVAAWVEALGRELAAPSVKQQLAGVRHLFDWLVTGHAVPANPAGSVRGPAHSQRRGKTPVLAPDEARRLLDSIDVTTHAGLRDRALIGLMVYSFARIGAALAMRVEDVFMQNRRLWVRLHEKGGKRHEMPCHHNLEDYLTAYIDGCELREDRKGPLFRTIARSTKRLSDTPLPQANAFAMVRRRAAAAGIGTAIGNHSFRATGITTYLKNGGTLETAATMANHSSTRTTQLYDRRPDDVTLDEVERVLI from the coding sequence ATGAACCAGCTCGCCCCCCTCCCCGCGCCCGCGCCCGCGCTGGCGTTGCCGGCGCTGATCGCGGCGGCCGACGAGCGCGCGCAGCTTCGATTCCTTGAGTTCTTCGCCGTCACCATCCGCAATCCGCATACACGCCGCGCCTATGCGCGGGCGGCCGGCGACTTCCTGGCCTGGTGCGAGGCGCGCGGCGTCGCCTCGCTCGCCCAGGTGCAGCCGCTTCATGTCGCGGCCTGGGTCGAGGCGCTGGGGCGCGAGCTGGCCGCCCCCAGCGTCAAGCAGCAGCTCGCCGGCGTGCGCCACCTGTTCGACTGGCTGGTGACGGGTCATGCCGTGCCGGCGAACCCGGCCGGATCGGTGCGCGGGCCGGCGCATAGCCAGCGGCGCGGCAAGACGCCGGTACTGGCCCCCGACGAGGCGCGGCGGTTGCTCGACAGCATCGACGTGACCACCCATGCGGGCCTGCGCGACCGCGCGCTGATCGGTCTCATGGTCTATAGCTTCGCGCGGATCGGCGCGGCGCTGGCGATGCGGGTCGAGGACGTGTTCATGCAGAATCGGCGGCTATGGGTCCGCCTGCATGAGAAAGGCGGCAAGCGCCATGAAATGCCCTGCCACCACAATCTAGAGGATTATCTAACCGCCTATATCGACGGTTGCGAGCTGCGCGAGGACCGCAAGGGGCCGCTATTCCGCACGATCGCGCGCAGCACTAAGCGACTAAGCGATACCCCCCTGCCCCAAGCCAACGCCTTCGCGATGGTGCGCCGGCGCGCGGCGGCGGCCGGGATCGGGACGGCGATCGGCAACCACAGTTTCCGCGCGACCGGGATCACCACCTATTTGAAGAATGGCGGCACGTTGGAGACGGCCGCGACGATGGCGAACCATAGCTCGACGCGCACCACCCAGCTCTATGACCGCCGCCCCGATGACGTGACGCTGGACGAGGTGGAGCGCGTGTTGATCTAG